From a region of the Clupea harengus chromosome 9, Ch_v2.0.2, whole genome shotgun sequence genome:
- the LOC105901431 gene encoding dystrophia myotonica WD repeat-containing protein-like: protein LCIVHRYFCLKVRQALLHNLLSSPLCSVVLCPVLFHSDPPGWHSFYFFPSLQRLIDKTKVTCLKWLPKSENLFLASHASGHLYLYNVEHPCGTTAPQYSLLRQGEGFAVYACKSKTPRNPLLRWAVGEGGLNEFAFSPDGVHVACVGQDGCLRVFHFDSMELQGVMKSYFGGLLCVSWSPDGKYLATGGEDDLVTVWSFSESRVVARGHGHKSWVNVVAFDPFTTSLEEEEPGEQSGSEEDLHQPGGVGGGVGGGVGVGGGVGAPSVTYRFGSVGQDTQFCLWDLTDDVLYPRLPLSRAITNTFGSGLPSSGSSNINNTGGSPPTLPLPRSLSRSNSLPHPAVATASKGQSGADGSSGGSGGGSAGGVAGSAFSIGRFATLSLQERKSDKSSGGGSEKEHKRYHSLGNISKSNDKLNMAPRSSRLDAAKVLGTTLCPRMNEVPLLEPLVCKKIAHERLTVLVFMDDCIITACQEGLICTWARPGKAHPTQSLGAQNGNSPSGTVV from the exons TTGTGCATTGTGCATAGATATTTTTGTCTAAAAGTTAGACAGGCTCTGTTGCATAAtctgctgtcctctcctctATGTTCTGTTGTCCTCTGTCCTGTTCTCTTCCACTCTGATCCCCCTGGCTGGCactccttttatttttttccatctctccagcGGCTGATTGACAAGACCAAGGTGACCTGCCTGAAGTGGTTACCCAAGTCAGAGAACCTCTTCCTGGCCTCTCACGCCAGTGGGCACCTGTATCTGTACAACGTGGAGCATCCGTGTGGTACCACAGCCCCCCAGTATTCCCTGCTGCGCCAGGGTGAGGGTTTCGCTGTCTACGCCTGCAAGAGCAAGACGCCCCGCAACCCGCTGCTGCGCTGGGcagttggggagggggggctcaACGAGTTTGCCTTTTCTCCAGACGGTGTGCATGTTGCCTGCGTGGGACAGGACGGCTGCCTACGTGTCTTCCATTTTGACTCCATGGAGTTGCAGGGCGTGATGAAGAGCTACTTTGgggggctgctgtgtgtctcctggAGCCCAGATGGTAAATACCTGGCCACAGGCGGTGAGGACGACCTGGTCACCGTCTGGTCATTCAGCGAAAGTCGCGTTGTGGCCCGTGGACATGGACACAAGTCGTGGGTGAACGTGGTGGCCTTTGACCCCTTTACCACTAGCctagaagaggaggagccagGTGAGCAGAGTGGAAGCGAGGAGGACCTGCATCAGCCAGGTGGAGTGGGAGGTGGAGTGGGAggtggagtgggagtgggaggtggagtgggag CCCCATCCGTGACGTACCGATTTGGCTCGGTGGGGCAGGACACCCAGTTCTGTCTGTGGGACTTGACTGATGATGTGCTGTACCCTCGGCTGCCCCTCTCGCGTGCCATCACCAACACATTTGGGTCTGGGCTGCCCTCCTCCGGCAGcagcaacatcaacaacacaggGGGATCT CCCCCAACACTTCCTCTCCCGCGCTCACTGTCCCGCTCCaactccctcccccacccagcCGTAGCTACTGCTTCCAAGGGCCAGAGTGGGGCAGATGGCAGCAGTGGGGGAAGTGGAGGGGGCAGCGCTGGGGGAGTCGCTGGCTCGGCATTCAGCATCGGACGCTTCGCCACGCTCTCCTTGCAGGAACGCAAGTCAGACAAGTCAAGTGGTGGCGGGAGCGAGAAGGAGCACAAACGCTACCACAGCCTGGGCAACATCAGCAAGAGCAACGACAAGCTCAACATGGCCCCGCGCAGCAGCCGCCTGGACGCAGCCAAAGTGCTGGGCACCACCCTGTGCCCGCGCATGAACGAGGTGCCCCTGCTGGAGCCTCTGGTCTGCAAGAAGATCGCCCATGAGAGGCTCACGGTGCTGGTCTTCATGGACGACTGCATCATCACTGCCTGTCAAGAGGGGCTCATCTGCACCTGGGCTCGGCCTGGTAAAGCG CACCCGACCCAGTCCTTGGGAGCACAGAACGGGAACTCACCCAGTGGCACAGTGGTATAG
- the LOC105901422 gene encoding stromal interaction molecule 1, which yields MTLTAVPTPHLSCPEDTAEGRLPGPHWKFDKGIYCISCQFYATLSYPPSLSPLLSLSLSATTPTAVNRHNHLKDFMLVVSIVIGMGGCWFAFIQNRYSKDHMKKMMGDLEGLQRAEQSLHDLQQKLQIAQEEHRTVEVEKVTLEQKLRDEINMAKQEAYRLRDLRAGTENELSRQKYAEEELDQVRMALKKAEKELESRSSWSPPDSLQKWLQLTHEVEVQYYNIKKQNAEKQLLVAKEGAEKIKKKRNTIFGTFHVAHSSSLDDVDHKILSAKQALGEVTAALRERLHRWQQIEVLTGFTIVHNPGLPSLASALNLDPSFMGGRATPQPFLLSDDMDDMDDEFMTPGTLQYAAWVMNRRASDLWSLGSDSQSLWKNSAPSMMSLRQRHMDPQLAMGSQRDLNRSDSESSLCISQAGEQLRLSASYGGSKVLMTKPTSLMHDPGSRVDETGPQPLHGHTPNGGGRVQDVYPEAVPDSPILMKKIYGIEKSASLGEINSAQAVQAVQLSMSESSRSLSPNSTDPDTPSPTGLPGVAGYKVNSRIPQLSAKKSPLEDDSTGEDTDSIASRKKHTFTKIFKKQRK from the exons ATGACTCTTACAGCAGTCCCCACACCTCACCTTAGCTGCCCAGAGGACACAGCAGAGGGACGGCTGCCCGGGCCTCACTGGAAAT TTGACAAAGGCATATATTGCATATCTTGTCAGTTTTATGCTACACTTtcttatcctccctctctctctccccttctctctctctctctctctgccaccacCCCCACTGCAGTGAACAGACATAACCATCTGAAGGACTTCATGCTGGTGGTGTCCATAGTCATAGGCATGGGTGGCTGCTGGTTCGCCTTTATCCAGAACCGCTACTCCAAGGACCACATGAAGAAGATGATGGGGGACCTGGAGGGCCTGCAGAGGGCTGAGCAGAGCCTGCACGACCTGCAGCAGAA GCTTCAGATCGCTCAGGAGGAGCATCGCAcggtggaggtggagaaggtGACGCTGGAGCAGAAGCTGCGGGACGAGATCAACATGGCAAAGCAGGAGGCCTACCGACTGCGGGACCTGCGTGCGGGCACAGAGAATGAGCTGAGCCGCCAGAAGTACgctgaggaggagctggaccAG GTGCGCATGGCTCTGAAGAAGGCAGAGAAGGAGCTGGAGTCACGCAGCAGCTGGTCTCCCCCCGACTCCCTGCAGAAGTGGCTGCAGCTGACGCACGAGGTGGAGGTGCAGTACTACAACATCAAGAAGCAGAATGCGGAGAAGCAGCTGCTGGTGGCCAAAGAAGGG GCTGAGAAAAttaagaagaagaggaacaccATCTTTGGGACCTTCCATGTGGCACACAGCTCTTCACTGGATGACGTGGATCACAAGATCCTGTCAGCCAA ACAAGCCCTGGGCGAGGTGACGGCAGCCCTCAGGGAGCGACTCCACCGGTGGCAGCAGATCGAGGTTCTAACGGGCTTCACGATCGTCCACAACCCGGGCCTGCCCTCCCTGGCCTCGGCTCTCAACCTAGACCCCAGCTTCATGGGCGGCCGCGCTACGCCCCAGCCCTTCCTCCTGTCAGACGACATGGACGACATGGATGACGAGTTCATGACGCCAGGAACCCTCCAAT ATGCCGCCTGGGTCATGAATCGACGAGCAAGCGACTTGTGGTCCCTCGGCTCGGACAGCCAGTCCCTGTGGAAAAACTCGG CCCCCAGTATGATGTCACTGCGCCAACGCCACATGGACCCGCAGCTGGCCATGGGCTCCCAGAG GGACCTGAACCGCTCCGACTCTGAATCGTCCCTCTGCATCTCCCAGGCAGGGGAGCAGCTGCGGCTCTCCGCCTCTTACGGTGGCTCCAAGGTCCTAATGACAAAGCCCACCTCCCTGATGCACGACCCCGGATCCCGCGTGGATGAGACCGGACCCCAGCCACTGCACGGCCACACCCCCAACGGAGGCGGCCGCGTGCAGGACGTCTATCCGGAGGCTGTCCCCGATAGCCCCATCCTCATGAAGAAGATCTACGGCATTGAGAAGTCGGCCAGCCTCGGCGAGATCAACAGCGCCCAGGCGGTCCAGGCCGTCCAGCTCTCCATGTCTGAGTCGTCACGCTCCCTGAGCCCAAACTCCACCGACCCGGACACACCCTCCCCCACGGGGCTGCCCGGGGTGGCCGGGTACAAGGTAAACAGCCGGATCCCCCAGCTGTCTGCCAAGAAGAGCCCCCTGGAGGATGACTCCACGGGCGAAGACACTGACTCCATTGCCAGCCGGAAGAAACACACCTTCACAAAGATCTTCAAGAAGCAGAGGAAGTAA